From one Verrucomicrobiota bacterium genomic stretch:
- the mnmE gene encoding tRNA uridine-5-carboxymethylaminomethyl(34) synthesis GTPase MnmE: protein MPLATDHEPTIAAISTPPGIGGIAIIRMSGTIALQIAQRIFRPRNSRISFDSFPTGKTVFGEIHDSGQLLDEAVVIFFRSPHSYTCEDLIEINCHGGPVNTRLILDLTLQNGARLAGAGEFTRRAYLNGRIDLTQAEAVADLIHAKTQRAGRVAASQLQGALTRKIEVVRDELMQTLAHLEAHIDFPDEDISPDTRAKLHGTIINAQQFAQSLIRSSRNGRILREGLRTVITGEPNVGKSSLFNLLLGSDRAIITPLAGTTRDTLEEILSIDGVPLVLIDTAGIRHTEDVIEAEGIRRSQQAREAAELILEIRDAREFVQTGADVATNPDPRNLCVWNKSDLLDDQQKKLLDVNGIFVSAQTGEGIETLKKTILEKIGFQSMDAGAEEFLVNTRQRDCLMRAVKSLDHVLSSFEADQPLELITMDLRSACSVIGEIAGKTSTEDLLDRIFSSFCIGK, encoded by the coding sequence ATGCCGCTCGCGACTGATCATGAGCCCACGATTGCCGCGATTTCGACCCCACCCGGAATCGGGGGTATCGCCATTATCCGCATGAGCGGCACCATAGCGCTGCAAATTGCGCAGCGGATTTTCCGTCCGAGGAACTCGAGAATATCTTTTGATTCTTTCCCCACAGGAAAAACGGTTTTTGGCGAAATCCATGATTCCGGCCAATTGCTCGATGAAGCCGTAGTCATTTTTTTCCGTAGCCCCCATAGTTATACCTGTGAGGATTTAATCGAGATCAATTGCCATGGCGGCCCGGTCAATACACGCCTCATTCTCGATCTCACCCTACAAAACGGCGCGCGCCTGGCCGGGGCCGGGGAATTCACCCGCCGTGCTTATCTCAACGGGCGTATCGACTTGACCCAGGCCGAAGCCGTCGCGGATTTGATCCATGCAAAAACCCAACGTGCCGGGCGCGTGGCGGCTTCCCAGCTCCAAGGTGCCTTAACCCGGAAAATCGAGGTGGTCCGAGATGAGCTGATGCAAACCCTGGCACACCTGGAAGCGCATATTGATTTCCCCGATGAAGACATTTCCCCCGACACGAGGGCAAAACTACACGGGACAATCATCAATGCGCAGCAATTTGCTCAGAGCCTCATCCGCTCCAGCCGTAACGGGCGCATTTTGCGTGAAGGCCTGCGCACCGTCATTACGGGTGAACCCAATGTCGGAAAGTCTTCCCTTTTTAACCTCCTGCTCGGCAGTGACCGTGCGATTATCACTCCTTTGGCCGGCACCACACGGGACACGCTAGAAGAGATTTTGAGTATTGACGGGGTCCCCCTCGTCCTCATCGACACTGCCGGCATCCGGCACACCGAGGATGTGATCGAGGCCGAGGGGATCCGGCGCAGCCAGCAAGCAAGGGAAGCCGCTGAGCTCATCCTCGAAATCCGGGATGCCCGCGAGTTTGTCCAGACCGGAGCAGATGTCGCCACAAATCCTGACCCGCGCAATTTGTGTGTGTGGAATAAATCAGACCTGCTGGATGACCAGCAAAAGAAACTCCTCGATGTGAATGGGATTTTTGTCTCCGCGCAAACAGGCGAAGGTATCGAGACCCTGAAAAAAACGATCTTAGAAAAAATCGGATTCCAATCCATGGATGCTGGGGCAGAAGAATTCCTGGTAAATACCCGCCAGCGCGATTGCCTGATGCGAGCCGTGAAGTCATTGGACCATGTCCTCTCGTCTTTCGAGGCTGACCAGCCACTTGAACTCATCACGATGGACCTGCGTAGTGCATGCTCAGTCATCGGTGAGATCGCCGGGAAAACCTCGACCGAAGATCTCCTCGACCGCATCTTTTCCTCATTTTGTATCGGAAAATAA
- a CDS encoding fatty acid desaturase: protein MSEETVLMADEKDLNVEEQKSGQAIAWYRTKIDPKLLQKLHKRSDFLALSQTLGYVGLMALTAAISLWSFHSGWPWYATVGFVFLHGMVCAFMINGVHELCHNTVFKTQWMNSLFVRVLSFLGWINFPLFETSHLRHHRYTLHQPDDLEVTLPYPWSWANFFKFGFVNLVSLYEHFKYVIRIACGKFSGEWETKLFPDTAPQKQKVPIHWARTMLVGHAIIVIVSLYFGWWLVPVLVTLNQFYGGWLFLLCNNTQHIGLTDKVPDFRLCCRTITLNPVVQFLYWHMNYHTEHHMYAAVPCYNLGKLHKAIKHDLPATKGLIGTWLEINEIRRKQAIDPAYQYTAPCPPAQARPPRGGQALQGA, encoded by the coding sequence ATGAGTGAAGAAACAGTATTGATGGCTGATGAAAAAGATTTGAATGTCGAAGAGCAGAAAAGCGGCCAGGCTATTGCTTGGTACCGGACAAAAATCGATCCAAAACTCCTGCAGAAACTCCATAAACGCAGTGACTTTCTGGCTCTATCCCAGACACTCGGCTATGTCGGCCTCATGGCTCTGACAGCGGCAATCTCGCTGTGGTCATTCCACTCCGGGTGGCCGTGGTACGCGACGGTGGGTTTTGTCTTTCTGCACGGTATGGTTTGCGCTTTTATGATCAATGGTGTCCATGAGCTCTGCCATAATACCGTATTTAAAACCCAATGGATGAATTCGCTTTTTGTCCGTGTCCTGTCTTTCCTCGGCTGGATTAATTTCCCCCTGTTCGAGACGAGTCATCTGCGCCATCACCGTTATACCCTCCATCAACCTGACGATTTGGAAGTCACCCTGCCTTATCCCTGGTCTTGGGCTAACTTTTTTAAATTCGGCTTTGTGAATCTCGTCTCGCTCTATGAACATTTTAAGTATGTGATCCGTATTGCCTGCGGGAAATTCAGTGGGGAATGGGAAACAAAACTTTTTCCGGACACGGCCCCTCAAAAACAAAAAGTCCCCATTCACTGGGCCCGGACAATGTTGGTCGGACACGCTATTATCGTGATTGTCTCCCTCTATTTCGGATGGTGGCTCGTACCTGTGCTGGTGACATTAAATCAGTTTTACGGCGGCTGGCTTTTTCTGCTGTGTAACAATACCCAACATATTGGCCTGACTGACAAAGTTCCCGATTTCCGCCTTTGTTGTCGCACGATCACCCTCAATCCTGTGGTACAGTTCCTCTATTGGCACATGAATTATCATACAGAGCACCATATGTATGCGGCTGTACCTTGTTATAATCTGGGCAAATTGCACAAGGCGATCAAACATGATCTGCCCGCGACAAAGGGTTTGATCGGGACATGGCTGGAAATCAATGAGATTAGACGTAAACAAGCGATTGACCCTGCCTACCAATATACCGCTCCCTGCCCTCCGGCACAAGCGAGGCCTCCCCGCGGAGGGCAAGCTTTACAAGGTGCGTAA